The following proteins come from a genomic window of Paenibacillus wynnii:
- a CDS encoding serpin family protein — protein MSLPSIFKKPMVMLIVLLLGTAGCANEKGFSIYQSQDVNAVQVQAYNDFSLHIADKLLEVSNGENLFISPLSMAFALSLVLNGAEGETRAELQHTLGLDGLTLEALNEGNAVLTDLLKHSDSKVELKIANGLWTRKETPIEEGYIRTIKKWYGVKVEKLDFEDAGAAQTINKWVKDNTNGRIEEIVDPSLLKSNVLMLANAIYFNGTWSKPFENSLTRGAPFYLADGSEETVQMMWKKEILAHKETESFKAVRLPYGSGKWDMVVVLPKEGLPLTDAVAQLFSHSDTWREGFKEGEALVELPRFQMEYNQSLKDTLQRLGMNSAFDSATADFSVMTGKNSGLYITDVIHKSFIEVNEQGTEAAAVTSILVTGSTPPLDKWFQISLNRPFFFAIEDHTTGAIVFMGTVFNPK, from the coding sequence TTGTCATTACCTTCAATATTTAAAAAGCCCATGGTTATGCTGATTGTTCTATTACTAGGAACGGCTGGATGCGCAAATGAGAAGGGATTTTCAATCTATCAGTCACAGGATGTTAACGCCGTACAGGTACAAGCCTACAACGATTTTTCCCTACATATAGCGGATAAGCTGCTGGAGGTGTCTAACGGTGAGAACCTGTTCATCTCTCCGCTCAGTATGGCCTTTGCTCTTTCCCTTGTCCTGAATGGGGCAGAAGGTGAGACTAGAGCAGAGCTTCAACATACCCTTGGGTTAGATGGGTTGACTCTTGAAGCGCTGAATGAGGGAAACGCTGTGCTGACGGATTTGTTGAAGCATAGCGATTCCAAAGTCGAGTTGAAGATTGCGAATGGACTTTGGACGAGGAAAGAGACCCCTATAGAGGAGGGCTATATCCGTACGATTAAGAAGTGGTATGGGGTCAAAGTAGAGAAGTTAGATTTTGAAGATGCGGGGGCTGCCCAGACGATTAACAAATGGGTGAAGGACAATACAAATGGGCGAATTGAGGAGATTGTAGATCCCAGTCTGCTAAAATCCAATGTATTAATGTTGGCAAATGCAATCTATTTCAACGGCACCTGGTCGAAACCCTTCGAGAATTCGTTGACCCGGGGAGCACCCTTTTATCTCGCCGATGGCTCCGAGGAAACGGTCCAAATGATGTGGAAGAAAGAAATATTAGCCCATAAGGAAACGGAGAGTTTCAAGGCCGTTCGATTACCTTATGGCAGTGGGAAATGGGACATGGTGGTTGTTCTTCCGAAAGAAGGATTGCCCCTTACAGATGCTGTAGCGCAGCTGTTCTCACATTCGGATACATGGCGGGAGGGCTTTAAGGAGGGGGAGGCATTAGTGGAGTTGCCCCGTTTTCAAATGGAGTATAACCAGAGTCTCAAAGACACATTACAGCGGCTTGGTATGAATAGCGCCTTTGATTCTGCAACGGCTGACTTCTCAGTTATGACCGGTAAGAACAGCGGTCTCTACATTACCGATGTGATTCATAAATCATTTATTGAGGTGAATGAGCAAGGAACAGAGGCGGCAGCTGTCACTAGCATCCTCGTGACCGGCAGCACACCACCTCTTGATAAATGGTTTCAGATTAGCCTGAATCGTCCCTTTTTCTTCGCTATTGAGGATCATACCACAGGAGCGATTGTATTCATGGGAACCGTGTTTAATCCTAAATAA
- a CDS encoding ABC transporter ATP-binding protein yields MLKFEGVGKTYPNGFQAVKNISFEIETGEILVLIGPSGCGKTTTMKMINRLVPHTSGKIYIHGKDITKENVVTLRKSIGYVIQQAGLFPHYTIEDNVGLIPDLKGWDTNKKKERVLEMLELVGLDPTIYAKRYPKQLSGGQQQRVGVARALAADPEIVLMDEPFGALDPITREQLQDELLRLQQEVKKTIVFVTHDMDEALKLGDKIAILKDGEIVQIDTPYELLSNPVNDFVESFIGKNRIYQNPEYIPVTEVMRDNPSTSLPGRSLAKALTFMRQRKMDTLLIGDEKGILLGIVSAYEVVAKMEQFSTIQEIMTPPKVMLQDTATARDALALITQAPFGIIPVVTAEGKIAGLVTRGTLLTAFASQWEGDKEETTI; encoded by the coding sequence ATGCTTAAATTTGAAGGTGTCGGCAAGACGTATCCCAACGGCTTTCAAGCCGTAAAAAATATTAGCTTCGAAATTGAAACTGGGGAAATTCTAGTTCTAATCGGTCCCAGCGGATGCGGAAAAACGACAACTATGAAAATGATTAATCGTCTTGTTCCACATACGTCAGGTAAGATTTATATTCACGGTAAGGATATCACGAAGGAAAACGTAGTTACACTGCGCAAAAGTATCGGTTATGTCATTCAACAGGCTGGCTTGTTTCCACATTATACGATTGAAGATAATGTAGGTCTTATTCCTGACTTAAAGGGGTGGGACACGAATAAGAAAAAAGAGCGCGTTCTAGAAATGCTGGAGCTGGTTGGACTTGATCCCACTATCTACGCGAAAAGGTACCCGAAGCAATTGTCAGGAGGACAACAGCAGCGTGTTGGAGTTGCACGTGCATTGGCTGCAGATCCTGAAATTGTACTGATGGATGAGCCATTTGGAGCGTTGGACCCAATTACTCGGGAGCAGTTACAGGATGAATTGCTGCGATTACAGCAGGAAGTGAAGAAAACCATTGTCTTTGTAACCCATGATATGGACGAAGCACTGAAGCTGGGTGACAAAATTGCCATTCTTAAAGATGGAGAGATCGTGCAAATAGATACACCGTATGAATTGCTTAGCAATCCAGTGAATGACTTTGTAGAGTCTTTTATTGGAAAGAATCGCATCTATCAAAATCCTGAATATATCCCTGTAACCGAAGTCATGCGGGATAACCCATCCACAAGTCTACCTGGACGCTCACTTGCCAAAGCACTAACCTTTATGCGCCAACGCAAAATGGATACACTGTTGATTGGGGATGAGAAAGGGATATTGCTGGGTATTGTCTCCGCTTATGAGGTTGTTGCCAAGATGGAGCAATTCAGTACTATCCAGGAAATTATGACCCCACCTAAGGTAATGCTGCAGGATACGGCAACAGCAAGAGATGCATTGGCCCTGATTACGCAGGCTCCCTTTGGCATCATTCCCGTTGTAACCGCAGAGGGAAAAATTGCTGGCCTTGTTACAAGAGGAACTCTTTTGACCGCTTTTGCCTCTCAATGGGAAGGGGATAAGGAGGAGACAACGATATGA
- a CDS encoding response regulator: MKVLIVDDERHVREAIRYFIPWDEHGISEIYEATNGQEAIEIIEKQRPAVIFTDMKMPLLDGAELLEWLHKHSPNTKTIVISGYQDFSYVKPAIVYGGTDYLLKPLNSKQLIAAAERAFEMWRKEEQERELLNRQNIQLNVLRPLYWDKTLSDLVSGTRSYQELAGSLSEELGLLKGTETCRIAVISLKSANCRLLERFHGDLQLTSFVLANVCNEVISPQRSGFAFRYWLADTDIVVLFWNTVEEAENWVLHMNESIQRAYGIQLDIGLSATNAFPSQLPNAFRQARQGLIGRNILQKQGRIHLYREELDDVNTKADPSLPAELERFRISVLSGEMERMYRAVDDWAEYLTGLTLLTERSIQRWEEEIGIILTRWSKEQWGDELFAKENIHFAPCYDTEGLFTVDAWRDQLKALLLKLSKEGGLTQSTDSKIILEIRNYLDQHYQEDMTLQHIAERFYISRENVSRKFKQVTGENLSDYLTNLRVDKAKVLLQNTNMRLSQISELVGYEDEKYFSRVFKKATGQTPREYRKQ; the protein is encoded by the coding sequence TTGAAGGTACTGATTGTTGATGATGAAAGGCATGTGCGCGAAGCCATCCGATACTTTATCCCTTGGGACGAACACGGGATCTCTGAGATTTACGAAGCCACAAACGGTCAAGAAGCCATAGAGATTATTGAAAAGCAGCGTCCCGCCGTTATTTTTACAGATATGAAGATGCCTTTGCTGGACGGGGCAGAGCTGCTGGAGTGGCTGCACAAGCATTCTCCGAATACAAAAACCATTGTGATCAGCGGATACCAGGATTTCAGTTATGTGAAACCAGCGATCGTATACGGGGGAACGGATTACCTGCTCAAACCCTTGAACAGTAAGCAATTAATCGCTGCCGCAGAGCGTGCTTTTGAAATGTGGAGAAAAGAGGAGCAGGAGCGGGAGCTCCTCAACCGTCAGAATATCCAGCTCAATGTCCTGCGTCCACTTTATTGGGATAAGACATTATCGGATCTGGTGTCAGGAACGCGTTCTTATCAGGAACTTGCGGGTTCGCTCTCTGAAGAACTGGGTTTGCTTAAGGGGACTGAAACCTGCCGGATTGCTGTTATCTCGTTGAAGTCGGCTAACTGCCGTTTGTTAGAGAGATTCCATGGAGATTTACAGTTAACGTCCTTTGTACTGGCGAATGTCTGCAATGAAGTCATTTCCCCGCAGCGCAGCGGATTTGCTTTTCGGTATTGGCTTGCGGATACAGATATCGTCGTCCTATTCTGGAATACGGTGGAGGAGGCTGAGAATTGGGTACTTCACATGAATGAATCTATTCAACGAGCCTACGGTATACAGCTGGATATCGGTTTAAGTGCAACCAATGCTTTTCCGTCTCAGCTTCCGAATGCTTTCCGTCAGGCTCGTCAGGGACTTATCGGGCGGAATATTCTACAAAAGCAAGGCAGGATTCACCTCTACCGGGAAGAGCTTGACGATGTAAATACCAAAGCAGATCCCTCTCTCCCGGCGGAACTGGAAAGGTTCAGAATATCCGTCCTGTCTGGAGAAATGGAACGAATGTATCGAGCCGTTGATGATTGGGCGGAATATCTCACCGGTCTGACGCTTCTTACGGAGAGAAGTATCCAGCGATGGGAAGAAGAGATTGGGATCATTCTTACCCGTTGGAGTAAAGAGCAGTGGGGCGATGAGCTTTTTGCCAAGGAGAACATTCATTTCGCACCTTGTTATGATACGGAAGGACTCTTTACGGTGGATGCTTGGAGAGATCAACTCAAGGCGCTGCTGCTGAAGCTGTCTAAGGAGGGTGGACTGACTCAGAGTACAGACAGTAAAATCATCCTCGAAATCAGGAATTATTTGGACCAACATTATCAAGAGGACATGACACTCCAGCATATTGCCGAACGCTTTTATATCAGTAGAGAGAATGTCTCCCGTAAGTTCAAACAAGTGACAGGGGAGAACCTATCCGACTATTTAACCAACCTGAGAGTAGATAAAGCCAAGGTCCTGCTGCAAAATACGAATATGCGATTATCACAAATTTCGGAGCTCGTCGGCTATGAGGATGAGAAATATTTCAGCAGAGTCTTTAAAAAAGCCACGGGTCAGACACCGAGGGAATATCGCAAGCAATGA
- a CDS encoding ABC transporter permease, whose protein sequence is MKDQSLWQQIVHQLDIRRADLVHSLGVHIELVFLSMLFAVIVGIMLGIMITRITRLKGITLGAAGILQTIPSLAMLGFMIPLFGIGMKTAVVALFLYSLLPIVRNTYTGITDVDQSIVEAARGMGMKNWQILFRVQLPLALSVIMAGIRTAAVINVGTATLAAFIGAGGLGEFIFLGIQRNIEALTLLGAIPAALLALVLDYLLGLLEKVTTPKGLKV, encoded by the coding sequence ATGAAGGATCAGTCCTTATGGCAGCAAATAGTGCATCAACTAGATATTCGCAGAGCAGATCTTGTTCATTCCTTAGGTGTACATATTGAGCTTGTGTTCTTATCTATGCTGTTTGCGGTTATTGTTGGCATTATGCTCGGTATCATGATCACTCGGATTACCCGTTTGAAAGGTATTACTTTAGGTGCGGCGGGTATCCTCCAGACGATTCCGAGTTTGGCTATGCTTGGATTTATGATTCCTCTGTTCGGCATCGGGATGAAGACAGCGGTTGTAGCCTTATTTCTGTATTCATTGCTGCCGATTGTTAGGAACACCTATACGGGAATTACTGATGTAGATCAATCAATTGTAGAAGCAGCCAGAGGGATGGGAATGAAAAACTGGCAGATTCTATTCCGCGTTCAGCTTCCTTTAGCATTAAGCGTAATTATGGCGGGAATTAGAACTGCAGCTGTAATAAATGTGGGGACAGCAACGCTTGCTGCTTTTATCGGAGCTGGAGGCCTTGGGGAATTTATTTTCTTAGGGATCCAACGGAATATTGAAGCCCTTACTTTACTAGGTGCCATTCCGGCAGCCCTTCTTGCGCTAGTTCTAGACTATTTACTAGGATTATTAGAAAAAGTCACGACCCCGAAAGGCTTAAAAGTTTAA
- a CDS encoding glycine betaine ABC transporter substrate-binding protein yields MKTTTMKISILITILLSTLLAGCGGAKDNNNAAAGKGGEITIGSKNFTENVLLAHMMADLIEDKTDISVKRQVNLGGSNVAWTALENNEIQLYPDYTGTIVANYYQEKTGTSEESLAKTKELVKKDGLAFLEPFGFNNTYTLAVTRKTAETYKLKTFSDLAKVSSDMVLGVEFEFLDREDGYPGIKKLYGMNFKQSKGMDHGIMYRAIEDGETDVTNAYATDAQIKVHDLVILQDDKQFFPPYDAGPVIRQETLDKYPELEGILNQLKGLISEEEMQGLNAEVDVDALKEQDVAHDFLIKKGLIKD; encoded by the coding sequence ATGAAAACTACAACAATGAAAATAAGTATTTTGATTACCATACTACTAAGTACGTTACTTGCTGGATGTGGGGGAGCAAAGGATAATAATAATGCTGCTGCGGGCAAGGGTGGAGAAATCACCATTGGATCCAAAAACTTCACAGAAAATGTACTGCTTGCCCACATGATGGCCGATTTGATTGAAGACAAGACGGATATATCAGTCAAGCGACAGGTAAACCTGGGAGGCTCGAACGTGGCTTGGACAGCGCTTGAGAATAACGAAATCCAGTTATATCCCGACTATACGGGGACTATTGTTGCGAACTATTACCAAGAGAAGACAGGTACCTCTGAGGAATCTCTAGCTAAAACCAAAGAATTGGTGAAAAAAGATGGTTTAGCTTTCTTGGAGCCCTTTGGTTTCAATAACACTTACACTTTGGCCGTAACTCGTAAAACGGCGGAGACCTATAAACTTAAAACATTCAGTGATCTGGCTAAAGTATCCAGTGATATGGTTCTTGGTGTTGAGTTCGAATTCTTGGACCGTGAAGATGGATATCCGGGTATCAAAAAGCTGTACGGCATGAACTTTAAGCAATCCAAGGGAATGGATCATGGAATAATGTACCGTGCGATCGAGGATGGCGAAACGGATGTAACCAATGCCTACGCGACGGATGCTCAGATTAAGGTTCATGATCTGGTAATTCTACAGGATGACAAACAGTTCTTCCCCCCTTATGATGCAGGTCCGGTCATTCGTCAGGAGACCTTGGATAAATACCCTGAGCTGGAAGGGATTCTGAACCAGTTGAAGGGTTTGATTTCCGAAGAGGAAATGCAGGGATTGAACGCTGAGGTAGATGTGGATGCACTCAAGGAACAGGATGTAGCACATGACTTTCTAATCAAAAAAGGGCTAATTAAAGATTAA
- a CDS encoding ArsB/NhaD family transporter, translating to MEQQAIWAIAIFLLIYGLIISEKIHRTILAMAGAVLMIIFGIVDQETALHHIDFNTLGLLVGMMLIVGITSETGLFKYVALKAAKVSKGQPKRILVSLFIITAVCSAFLDNVTTVLLMVPVTFSITKQLRINPLPFLISQIIASNVGGTATLIGDPPNIMIGSAVKELTFMAFISNLAPVVIIIVLAYIPLLLIMFGKQIKSTPELQQRIMEMDEHSLISDHKLLRKCLIVLGATILGFFLHQSLHLESATVALSGAFLLLLLTGESMLEKAFHSVEWITIFFFIGLFVLVSGLVETGVIAELAAKAIDLTGGDLLLSSMLILWLSAIASAFLDNIPFVATMIPLIKEMGTMGVSNLEPLWWSLALGACLGGNGTLIGASANLIVAGLAGKEGHPITFMKYLKYGFPLMILSIVISSVYIYLRYLM from the coding sequence ATGGAGCAGCAAGCCATATGGGCTATTGCTATATTTTTACTTATTTACGGTTTAATTATTTCAGAAAAAATTCATCGTACCATCTTGGCTATGGCCGGTGCAGTACTGATGATTATCTTTGGAATCGTTGATCAGGAGACCGCCCTTCATCACATTGATTTCAATACGCTGGGTTTACTTGTAGGCATGATGTTGATAGTCGGCATTACCTCAGAGACCGGGTTATTCAAATATGTGGCGCTGAAGGCAGCCAAAGTTTCAAAGGGCCAGCCCAAAAGAATATTGGTTTCTTTATTTATTATTACTGCAGTTTGCTCGGCATTTTTGGATAATGTCACTACAGTGCTGTTGATGGTTCCAGTTACCTTCAGTATTACAAAGCAGCTGCGAATTAATCCGCTTCCTTTTTTGATTTCACAAATCATTGCTTCTAACGTTGGTGGCACCGCAACACTTATTGGTGATCCACCTAATATTATGATTGGTAGTGCGGTAAAGGAACTGACATTCATGGCGTTTATCAGTAACCTTGCACCGGTAGTCATCATTATTGTACTAGCTTACATACCGCTGCTTCTTATCATGTTCGGCAAGCAAATTAAGTCAACTCCTGAGCTGCAGCAAAGAATTATGGAGATGGACGAGCATTCTTTAATTTCTGATCATAAGCTGCTGCGGAAATGCTTGATCGTTCTAGGCGCTACGATATTAGGGTTTTTCCTCCATCAATCCTTACATTTAGAGTCCGCAACCGTTGCTTTGTCAGGTGCATTTTTGCTGCTTCTGCTCACAGGTGAGTCTATGTTGGAGAAAGCATTTCATAGTGTAGAATGGATCACCATATTTTTCTTCATAGGTTTATTCGTATTGGTATCTGGCCTTGTAGAGACCGGCGTCATTGCGGAGCTTGCGGCTAAAGCTATTGATCTTACCGGTGGCGACCTCCTGCTAAGCTCCATGCTGATTTTGTGGTTGAGTGCTATAGCCTCAGCTTTTCTGGATAACATCCCTTTTGTAGCTACAATGATCCCCCTGATTAAGGAGATGGGAACCATGGGCGTTTCGAATCTGGAACCGTTATGGTGGAGCTTGGCATTGGGAGCCTGTTTGGGTGGTAATGGTACGCTTATCGGAGCAAGCGCCAATCTGATTGTTGCGGGGCTGGCGGGCAAAGAGGGTCATCCTATTACGTTTATGAAGTATTTGAAGTACGGATTTCCGTTAATGATTTTGTCTATCGTCATATCAAGTGTATACATCTATTTAAGATATTTGATGTAG
- a CDS encoding LLM class flavin-dependent oxidoreductase — MSTDTKRHPEPIFEFGIYTLGDIVSDPLTGVTISPKQRLDEVVAAAKLADELGLDVFGVGEHHRLDFVVSSVPVVLAAISQVTSQIKLSSATTVLSTIDPVRVFEDFATLDLLSDGRAEIIAGRGAFTESFPLFGYELDDHHRLFAENLQLLQQLNEHEIMNWKGKYRSPLIDAEIAPRPLQSQIPLWAGVGGTSETAEKAGSLGIGMAMAILGGSPERFQPLADSYRRAGAVNGHHSNDLKIAITSHGYIARTSAQALDDLYPYYLNYFNAIMIQSGSPYQLSRSDFEQFVSPDNALAVGTPDQIIEKILYQYELFGHTRFMAQMDIGGLPYAKVASAIELLATEVAPVVREEIARRNKIKS; from the coding sequence ATGAGCACCGATACGAAGAGACATCCCGAACCAATCTTTGAATTTGGCATTTATACACTGGGGGATATCGTCTCCGATCCATTAACGGGAGTAACCATCTCCCCAAAACAACGCCTTGATGAGGTTGTTGCCGCAGCTAAGCTAGCGGATGAACTTGGTCTGGATGTATTTGGGGTCGGGGAGCATCACCGGCTTGATTTTGTTGTATCCTCCGTTCCAGTCGTTCTTGCAGCAATCTCACAGGTAACCTCTCAGATCAAACTAAGCAGTGCCACAACTGTACTCAGTACCATTGATCCAGTCAGGGTATTTGAGGATTTTGCCACTCTCGATTTACTATCTGACGGACGCGCGGAGATCATTGCCGGACGGGGCGCTTTTACAGAATCCTTCCCTTTGTTTGGATATGAACTGGATGACCATCACCGCCTATTTGCTGAGAATCTTCAGTTGCTGCAGCAGTTAAATGAGCATGAAATTATGAACTGGAAAGGTAAGTATCGCTCGCCTCTCATCGATGCGGAAATCGCGCCTCGTCCTCTGCAATCCCAGATACCCCTCTGGGCAGGTGTCGGAGGCACTTCAGAAACCGCAGAAAAAGCAGGTTCGCTTGGAATTGGAATGGCCATGGCCATTCTTGGGGGTAGCCCGGAACGTTTCCAACCTTTGGCAGATAGCTACCGGCGCGCCGGCGCGGTGAACGGACATCATTCAAATGATTTGAAGATTGCCATTACCAGCCATGGGTACATTGCCAGAACATCCGCTCAGGCGCTGGATGATCTATATCCTTACTATTTAAATTATTTTAACGCTATCATGATTCAGTCAGGAAGCCCATATCAATTGTCACGTAGTGATTTTGAACAGTTTGTGTCTCCTGATAATGCACTGGCCGTAGGCACCCCGGATCAGATTATCGAGAAAATATTATACCAGTATGAGTTGTTCGGTCATACCCGCTTCATGGCTCAAATGGATATCGGCGGTCTTCCCTACGCCAAGGTAGCTTCCGCTATCGAATTGTTGGCAACAGAGGTTGCCCCGGTGGTGCGTGAAGAAATTGCCCGGAGAAACAAGATCAAATCTTAA
- a CDS encoding copper amine oxidase N-terminal domain-containing protein, giving the protein MKLTKLFAPVLCLSLLLPTMANAAVTTTPATVDTPAVELRAGLDYLLSEHFVLAVAAMTKAYDGSKDAAAAYQALDQNALDMQPAIESLYGKAGGEEFERIFRAHNKYTDELVKATKVNDSVARKKAEQEVQGFVTEFAAFLSAATEGNLPKAAAEQAIRSHEDHVQQTFDAYIAGNYAGAYKTYREGYKEMFTISKVLSNAIVTQMPMKFNQSKVDTKAADLRSILNSVAAEHFALSALQMQKQFDGKADFTALINAEAGNTADFKAAVASVYGAAGADQFEKIWVGNHINAQSDYVNAVKNMDTAARTAVLARINDFTQELGAFLGSATAENLPTAAAQASLKAHEAQVQNTFDQYAAGNYTASYAANREGYKTMFAVGKALSGAIVAQYNDKFQESAAPSSMTTVWMKINSKELNINGTTTLMDTTPMNWKGVTYIPLRYLGEGIGAEVKYDKQMNTVWVIAGKDTLKFWIGKSVMEVNGVQKSVGAKVFINEDGRTMVPLRFIAELLKWDVAWSQSEGLIALTKSM; this is encoded by the coding sequence ATGAAGCTGACAAAATTATTTGCACCCGTACTCTGCTTGTCCTTACTATTACCAACCATGGCAAACGCTGCGGTGACGACGACACCTGCAACGGTGGATACTCCTGCTGTTGAATTAAGAGCGGGGTTGGATTACTTGCTGTCAGAGCATTTTGTTCTCGCGGTTGCAGCGATGACGAAGGCTTATGACGGATCGAAGGATGCAGCGGCTGCTTATCAGGCGCTAGATCAGAACGCTCTGGATATGCAACCAGCGATTGAGTCGTTATACGGAAAAGCGGGCGGAGAAGAATTTGAACGAATCTTTAGAGCACACAACAAGTATACGGATGAGTTGGTAAAGGCGACTAAAGTGAATGATAGTGTGGCCCGCAAGAAAGCGGAGCAGGAGGTTCAGGGCTTCGTTACTGAATTTGCAGCTTTTCTAAGTGCAGCTACGGAAGGCAATCTTCCCAAGGCAGCCGCGGAGCAGGCCATCCGTAGTCATGAGGATCATGTTCAACAAACCTTTGATGCTTACATCGCCGGAAATTACGCCGGGGCATATAAGACTTATCGTGAAGGTTACAAAGAAATGTTCACAATTAGTAAGGTATTATCCAATGCTATAGTGACGCAAATGCCGATGAAGTTCAATCAATCTAAGGTAGACACCAAAGCCGCAGATTTACGATCCATACTGAATAGTGTAGCGGCTGAACATTTTGCCTTATCCGCTCTGCAAATGCAGAAGCAGTTTGATGGAAAAGCAGATTTTACAGCATTAATAAATGCAGAAGCTGGTAATACTGCCGATTTCAAAGCCGCAGTTGCCTCCGTATATGGAGCAGCAGGTGCGGATCAATTCGAGAAAATATGGGTAGGTAATCACATCAACGCACAAAGTGACTATGTAAATGCGGTTAAAAACATGGATACAGCCGCCCGTACAGCCGTGTTGGCCCGTATTAATGATTTCACGCAGGAGTTAGGTGCATTCCTTGGTTCAGCTACCGCCGAGAATCTGCCGACAGCTGCGGCACAAGCCTCGCTTAAAGCTCATGAGGCGCAGGTCCAAAATACCTTTGACCAGTATGCTGCCGGGAATTATACAGCTTCTTATGCAGCAAATAGGGAAGGCTACAAAACCATGTTCGCTGTGGGAAAGGCGTTGTCAGGAGCGATTGTCGCTCAATACAATGATAAGTTTCAAGAATCGGCTGCTCCAAGCAGCATGACAACTGTATGGATGAAAATTAACAGTAAGGAATTGAACATTAACGGTACTACCACCCTGATGGATACCACACCAATGAACTGGAAAGGCGTAACTTATATCCCTCTTCGGTATTTGGGTGAAGGTATTGGTGCAGAAGTGAAATATGATAAACAGATGAATACGGTATGGGTTATAGCTGGTAAGGATACCTTGAAATTTTGGATCGGCAAAAGTGTAATGGAAGTGAACGGAGTGCAAAAATCCGTGGGTGCAAAGGTATTTATTAATGAGGATGGCAGAACGATGGTTCCTCTTCGGTTCATAGCTGAACTGCTGAAGTGGGATGTAGCTTGGAGCCAAAGTGAGGGCCTAATAGCCTTAACGAAATCAATGTAA
- a CDS encoding TrkA C-terminal domain-containing protein: MQEMAGYKSIALDIAQRIVSGEFPVDSKISGRSLLAGQYHVSPETIRKAMGLLKDEDIVFVSQGKEIIVVSDLKAHDYINRNNYLKSAYSLKQDLQQLLLEKKEIDRKFEKLHNEIIEASDRLQNLKPYHPVEITIQEESHVIGKSISALQFWQNTGGTVIALRRGTNVTISPGPHVILRGKDVLVLVGDHNMYQRTKQFINEEFGK, from the coding sequence ATGCAAGAAATGGCTGGTTATAAATCCATAGCTCTGGATATTGCTCAAAGAATCGTCAGCGGGGAATTTCCTGTCGATAGTAAAATTTCAGGACGTTCTCTATTGGCTGGGCAATACCACGTTTCACCTGAGACCATTCGCAAAGCTATGGGCTTGTTAAAAGATGAGGATATTGTGTTTGTCTCTCAAGGTAAAGAGATTATTGTCGTATCCGACCTTAAAGCGCATGATTATATAAACAGGAACAATTATTTGAAATCCGCGTACTCCCTGAAGCAGGATCTACAGCAGCTGTTGTTGGAAAAAAAAGAAATTGATCGTAAATTCGAGAAGCTTCATAACGAGATTATTGAGGCGTCGGATCGACTTCAGAACTTAAAGCCCTACCATCCGGTAGAAATTACAATCCAGGAAGAATCTCATGTCATTGGGAAGTCCATTAGCGCATTGCAGTTTTGGCAAAATACTGGAGGCACGGTGATCGCGTTGCGAAGAGGAACGAATGTTACAATTTCCCCGGGGCCGCATGTGATTTTACGAGGAAAAGATGTGTTAGTTTTAGTGGGTGATCACAATATGTACCAAAGAACCAAGCAGTTTATTAATGAAGAATTCGGCAAATAA